In Anopheles gambiae chromosome 2, idAnoGambNW_F1_1, whole genome shotgun sequence, a single window of DNA contains:
- the LOC11175731 gene encoding BLOC-2 complex member HPS5 homolog, translated as MDATNKQYALRDRAELSAFVNQPFRNNSRIKFTCFDCSPKYFVFGANSGSLYLYDRITTSFLAIFPSQLGTIGKVSISHNEKQIAIGNQTGSIGVLLELEPPHVKEILSTELAPSTDGEGQPIDLGGPAFVTSFCWTEDDRELYCGDSRGIVSLIQFSLFMGRNILNISLHPVLLLENRIVQIDRYKDLLLVSTLSKCVLCNTAREEFKQIGNRPRDGQYGASFVIAHPNTIASATTTTTTPSPPLMIVDEEDVRIFCSRPGSRLWEADLEGNVIRTHQFKQAAAAAAAVAASRRRRSQQQQQQLQCLQESELATAPTEAPDGTLMVVPFQVLYSIRRQLLLVHDRCQLLIIDPLHSKIVLRTDEFTDITHVAVVDEWIYLLTGENRVFQVRVEIQGDEDPFPTPGMVDEPCLESRKQKQGVYILDSMLNNNNNNNGKQMNGKESPLLLSTEATIKEALVSVVRGKYGRNIKQMFMGYEQQQQQRTPSGAPERPKTLNLTKIYEPSRSNAFANGNGHALLAEFGIEAEVEDLECDDMMEELVQTRTGQALLGTAMPNGAGTGKQQPGKKKFSTSLLDGYETSEDDATVRNLYLIFRSSIISNLNFADRYAKIFDEYDTETIVRLLRKLETLMEENEEPNARLKCMRIYFHYLKPELLWEIDADSRQFIKDGFIVCNTTDGADRARLERLAHCAACGYYLEATASCHYREIGTSLLQYYWSRKEYDECFAMVKRVPYLWRTITRYYIQDRREDKVVQCVWNLADSELLERAAGELPFELDHWRQLFELAIAYHQRHEMICLSCDKPTGGRLEDNQRDNRSAAKANGGGDHRAAGSTEAESQFRQWNYLLGVALAHIRSPTELLCLVRRYADNIPRGAIAPSFYIRCLLLEAK; from the exons ATGGATGCAACGAATAAGCAATACGCACTGCGAGATAGAGCCGAATTATCAGCGTTCGTTAATCAGCCGTTTAGAAACAATAGTCGCATTAAG TTCACCTGCTTCGACTGTTCGCCGAAGTACTTCGTGTTTGGGGCCAACTCCGGAAGCCTTTATCTGTACGATCGCATCACGACCAGCTTTCTGGCCATCTTCCCTAGTCAGCTCGGCACCATCGGCAAGGTATCGATTTCCCACAACGAAAAGCAAATCGCCATCGGCAATCAGACTGGCTCAATCGGGGTCCTGCTGGAGCTGGAACCGCCACACGTGAAGGAGATCCTCAGCACGGAACTAGCCCCGTCGACCGATGGCGAGGGTCAGCCGATCGATCTGGGCGGGCCCGCGTTTGTCACGAGCTTCTGCTGGACGGAGGACGACCGGGAGCTGTACTGTGGCGACTCGCGGGGTATCGTGTCGCTAATACAGTTCTCGCTGTTCATG GGTCGAAACATTCTGAACATCAGCCTACAtcctgtgctgctgctcgaaaaTCGTATAGTACAAATAGATCGCTACAAGGATCTGCTGTTGGTGTCGACGCTTTCGAAGTGTGTACTTTGCAACACGGCGAGGGAAGAATTTAAACAG ATCGGTAACCGACCCCGGGATGGACAGTATGGCGCATCGTTCGTTATCGCTCATCCGAATACCATCGCaagcgccaccaccaccaccaccacgcccTCTCCACCGCTGATGATTGTCGATGAGGAGGATGTGCGCATATTTTGCTCGCGGCCCGGTAGCCGCCTGTGGGAAGCCGATCTCGAGGGAAACGTGATTCGTACGCATCAGTTCAAACAGgctgctgcggcggcggcggcggtagcTGCCAGCCGTCGCCGccgcagccagcagcagcagcagcagctacagtgTTTGCAAGAGTCCGAACTGGCGACGGCACCGACGGAAGCGCCCGACGGCACGCTGATGGTGGTACCGTTCCAGGTGCTGTACTCCATACGccggcagctgctgctggtgcacgATCGCTGCCAGCTGTTAATAATCGATCCGCTGCACTCGAAAATCGTGCTGCGCACGGACGAGTTCACGGACATCACGCACGTTGCCGTGGTGGACGAGTGGATCTACTTGCTCACCGGCGAGAACCGAGTGTTTCAGGTGCGCGTGGAAATCCAGGGCGACGAAGACCCATTCCCAACGCCCGGCATGGTGGACGAACCGTGTCTCGAGTCGCGGAAACAAAAGCAGGGCGTGTACATACTAGACAGTatgctcaacaacaacaacaacaacaatggaaAGCAGATGAACGGGAAGGAAAGCCCCCTGCTGCTCTCGACGGAAGCCACCATCAAGGAGGCGCTCGTATCGGTCGTTCGCGGCAAGTACGGGCGCAACATTAAGCAAATGTTTATGGGatacgagcagcagcagcagcagcgcacgcCCAGCGGTGCACCGGAGCGACCGAAAACGTTGAATCTTACCAAGATCTATGAACCGAGCCGTTCGAACGCGTTTGCCAACGGAAACGGGCACGCACTGCTCGCCGAGTTTGGCATTGAGGCGGAGGTGGAGGATTTGGAGTGCGACGACATGATGGAAGAGCTGGTACAGACCCGCACCGGACAGGCGCTGCTCGGCACCGCGATGCCGAACGGCGCCGGGACGGGGAAGCAACAGCCGGGCAAGAAGAAATTTTCCACCTCCCTGCTCGACGGGTACGAAACGTCGGAGGACGATGCAACCGTCCGCAATCTGTATCTGATCTTCCGCTCGTCGATCATTAGCAATCTTAACTTTGCCGACCGGTACGCGAAGATTTTCGACGAGTACGACACGGAAACGATCGTGCGGTTGCTGCGCAAGCTGGAAACGCTGATGGAGGAGAACGAGGAACCGAACGCGCGCCTCAAGTGTATGCGCATATACTTTCACTATCTCAAGCCGGAGCTGCTGTGGGAGATTGATGCCGACTCGCGACAGTTCATCAAGGATGGGTTCATCGTGTGCAACACGACGGACGGGGCGGATCGGGCGCGCTTGGAGCGTTTGGCGCACTGTGCCGCCTGTGGGTACTACCTGGAGGCGACGGCATCCTGCCACTACCGGGAGATCGGTACGAGCCTGCTGCAGTACTACTGGTCGCGCAAAGAGTACGACGAGTGCTTTGCGATGGTCAAGCGCGTACCGTACCTGTGGCGTACGATCACGCGCTACTACATTCAGGATCGGCGGGAAGACAAGGTGGTGCAATGCGTCTGGAATCTGGCCGATTCGGAGCTGCTGGAGCGGGCGGCCGGCGAGCTGCCGTTCGAGCTGGACCACTGGCGGCAGCTGTTCGAGCTAGCGATAGCCTATCACCAACGCCACGAAATGATCTGCCTGAGCTGTGATAAACCGACCGGCGGCCGGCTGGAGGACAATCAGCGTGACAATAGATCCGCCGCCAaggctaacggtggcggtgaccATCGTGCGGCGGGTAGCACCGAAGCCGAATCTCAGTTTCGCCAGTGGAACTATCTGCTCGGCGTTGCGCTCGCGCACATTCGCTCGCCGACCGAGCTGCTGTGTCTGGTGCGCCGTTACGCGGACAACATTCCAAGGGGAGCGATTGCCCCCAGCTTCTACATTCGATGTTTGCTGCTGGAAGCGAAGTAG